The nucleotide window CGCTGGAGCGCGCCAGGTCTTCCGAGCTGAGCTTTCTGGTCAACCCCCGGCTGGCGCCCCTGCTAGGCACCACCCAGGCGGGCTGTGTCATCGTTGGCGCTGATCAGTCCGCGGCCGCCCGCCAGCGCAGCGATGGAGCTGGCGACTGCATCGTCGCCGACAACCCCCACCTGTACTTTGCCCGCGTCACGCAGATGTGGAAGCGCCTTCATGGCGGTGCGGCTCAGCGCGGCATTCACCCCAGCGCGGTGGTCGAGGAGGGCGCCTTCGTCGACCCCACGGCCAGCGTGGGCGCGCTGTGCTTCATCGGTCGCGGCGCGCGCATCGGTGCCGACACGGTGCTGAAACCCCGGGTCACCGTCGGTGAAGACTGCACTTTGGGCGCGCGCTGCATCGTGCAAAGCGGCGCCGTGATCGGTGGCGATGGCTTCGGTTTTGCGCCACGCGACGGCGCGTGGGAAAAGATCGAGCAGCTCGGCGCCGTGCGCATTGGTGACGACGTCGAGATCGGCGCCAACACCTGCATCGACCGCGGCGCGCTCGACGACACGGTGATCGAGGACGGC belongs to Ottowia testudinis and includes:
- the lpxD gene encoding UDP-3-O-(3-hydroxymyristoyl)glucosamine N-acyltransferase, giving the protein MTLRTGAIVQALGGQLHGDPDRLITGLAPLERARSSELSFLVNPRLAPLLGTTQAGCVIVGADQSAAARQRSDGAGDCIVADNPHLYFARVTQMWKRLHGGAAQRGIHPSAVVEEGAFVDPTASVGALCFIGRGARIGADTVLKPRVTVGEDCTLGARCIVQSGAVIGGDGFGFAPRDGAWEKIEQLGAVRIGDDVEIGANTCIDRGALDDTVIEDGVKLDNLIQIGHNTHIGKHTAMAGCVGVAGSARIGAHCTVGGAGMILGHLTIADHVHISSASIVTRSIHKPGHYTGFFPIAENGEWEKNAATLKQIYRLRDRVKHLEEFLPEQDQE